The following coding sequences lie in one Acidobacteriota bacterium genomic window:
- a CDS encoding protein kinase, which translates to MTPQTVTHYRILSRLGAGGMGEVYLAEDTSLGRQVALKLLPARFTQDAERVRRFRQEATSVSRLNHPNILTIYEIGEAETEAGAVHFIAMEFVEGLTLRQRMARGRVSVDEALDLAIQAVSALVAAHGEGIAHRDIKPENLMLRPDGYVKVLDFGLAKLTENSFFRSFDPTVTQAETQAGGLADPFATVPGIVGTPNTSPGVILGTVSYMSPEQARGQKVDVRTDIFSFGIVLYEMIAGRAPFEGKSTGDMLVAILDRDPLPLARFAPGIPDELEWIVTKALAKDREDRYQSAKSMLNDLKRLRKRLQLGGEIERADESPFRTAAFDSLPPVSSDSGGAEDSGGVLTDSGRVRSGSQRLSRSARALNSLAVLPFSNAGSGQDMVYLSEAIPESLIFNLSRLPQLRVKAWSTVARYRNRDTDAWEIGRELDASAVLSARLYQLGDNLVVKAELVDTSDGSQLWGAQYQRKLDDLFSIEQELAREICEHLKLKLNEEQRERLTRRYTENAEAYQHYLKGRYYWHQRSGPGLKKAIEHFNAAIRLDEEYALAHAGLADCFVLLGVYGAAPPRMIMPKAKEAAEKALQIDEFLADPHASLGAYHCWYTWDWAEAEREFLRAIELNPAYTNSYHWYASIFLLARNRFDEALEVERKALELEPMTMVIRSSFTWINYQARRFEEAVAHGYEGVEIDPNFVLGRFYLGISLAQLHRYDEAIEQLKIASELTTGGALIRAALANVYAVAGYREMAEEILADLQSFPTNKEVSPFYLALIYAGLGDVERALQMLEDTVEERYCWASYLKSEPVFDYLRKEKRFADLLQKMGLAD; encoded by the coding sequence GTGACTCCGCAAACAGTTACGCATTACCGCATTCTTTCCAGGCTCGGCGCGGGCGGAATGGGGGAAGTGTATTTGGCGGAAGATACCAGCCTGGGTCGTCAGGTGGCGCTGAAACTCTTGCCCGCCAGATTCACGCAAGACGCGGAACGCGTGCGTCGTTTTCGGCAGGAAGCGACATCAGTTAGCAGGCTCAATCATCCAAACATTCTGACGATTTATGAAATTGGCGAGGCCGAAACCGAGGCTGGCGCCGTTCACTTCATTGCGATGGAGTTTGTCGAAGGATTGACCTTGCGACAGCGAATGGCTCGCGGGCGAGTGAGCGTGGATGAAGCTCTGGATTTGGCGATCCAGGCTGTGAGCGCGTTGGTCGCCGCGCACGGAGAAGGCATCGCGCATCGTGACATCAAACCTGAAAACCTGATGTTGCGACCCGATGGATATGTCAAAGTTCTGGATTTTGGGTTGGCCAAGCTGACCGAAAACAGTTTCTTTCGCAGTTTTGATCCGACCGTAACGCAAGCGGAAACCCAGGCTGGCGGTCTGGCTGATCCGTTTGCGACAGTGCCAGGGATTGTAGGAACGCCGAACACCAGCCCTGGCGTGATTCTGGGAACGGTCAGTTATATGTCGCCGGAACAGGCGCGCGGCCAAAAAGTGGACGTGCGGACGGACATTTTCAGTTTTGGCATCGTGTTGTATGAAATGATTGCCGGTCGAGCGCCGTTTGAGGGCAAAAGCACTGGCGATATGTTGGTGGCGATTTTGGATCGCGATCCGTTGCCACTTGCGCGCTTTGCGCCAGGGATTCCGGATGAGCTGGAATGGATTGTAACGAAAGCGCTGGCCAAAGATCGCGAAGACCGTTATCAGTCCGCCAAGAGCATGCTAAACGATTTGAAGCGGTTGCGGAAACGATTGCAACTTGGTGGAGAGATCGAACGAGCCGATGAATCCCCATTTCGGACGGCTGCGTTCGACTCTCTGCCGCCAGTTTCATCGGATTCCGGCGGTGCCGAAGATTCCGGCGGCGTGTTGACCGATTCCGGTCGAGTTCGTTCCGGTTCGCAGCGATTGTCTCGCAGCGCGCGCGCATTGAATTCGCTGGCCGTGTTGCCGTTCAGTAACGCGGGCAGTGGCCAGGATATGGTTTACCTGAGCGAAGCCATTCCGGAAAGTTTGATCTTCAATTTGTCCCGACTGCCGCAGCTCCGCGTCAAAGCCTGGAGCACCGTTGCGCGATATCGCAATCGCGACACGGACGCCTGGGAAATTGGCCGCGAACTTGACGCCAGCGCAGTGCTCAGCGCGCGGTTATATCAACTGGGAGACAATCTGGTAGTGAAAGCCGAACTGGTGGATACCAGCGACGGTTCGCAACTGTGGGGCGCGCAGTACCAGCGAAAACTCGACGACCTGTTTTCCATTGAGCAGGAACTGGCGCGAGAGATTTGCGAACACTTGAAATTGAAGTTGAATGAAGAGCAGCGCGAACGGTTGACCCGCCGATACACGGAAAATGCCGAAGCCTACCAGCATTATTTGAAAGGGCGATATTACTGGCATCAACGCTCCGGACCCGGTTTGAAAAAAGCCATCGAACATTTCAATGCGGCGATCAGACTGGATGAGGAATATGCGCTGGCGCATGCCGGGTTGGCGGATTGCTTTGTGTTGCTGGGCGTTTACGGAGCCGCCCCGCCGCGAATGATTATGCCAAAGGCTAAAGAGGCAGCGGAAAAGGCCTTGCAGATTGATGAATTTCTGGCCGATCCACACGCTTCGCTAGGCGCCTATCATTGCTGGTACACCTGGGATTGGGCAGAGGCAGAGCGCGAATTCCTGCGGGCCATCGAACTCAATCCGGCCTACACCAACAGTTATCATTGGTACGCTTCGATTTTTCTGTTGGCGCGAAATCGGTTTGACGAAGCGCTGGAAGTTGAACGAAAGGCATTGGAACTGGAGCCGATGACGATGGTGATCCGTTCGAGCTTCACCTGGATCAATTATCAGGCTCGCCGCTTTGAGGAAGCTGTCGCTCATGGCTATGAGGGCGTTGAGATTGATCCAAATTTCGTTCTCGGACGATTTTATCTGGGAATCAGTCTGGCGCAGTTGCACCGGTATGACGAAGCCATCGAGCAGTTGAAGATTGCCTCCGAATTGACAACCGGCGGCGCCTTGATCCGGGCTGCCCTGGCCAATGTGTATGCCGTTGCCGGATACAGGGAAATGGCGGAGGAGATTTTGGCTGATTTGCAATCGTTCCCGACGAACAAAGAAGTTTCGCCGTTTTATCTGGCGCTGATCTATGCCGGGTTAGGGGATGTCGAACGCGCGCTGCAAATGCTGGAAGATACGGTGGAGGAGCGATATTGTTGGGCGTCGTACCTGAAATCCGAGCCGGTATTTGATTACCTGCGCAAGGAAAAGCGCTTTGCCGATCTGCTGCAAAAGATGGGGTTGGCAGACTAA
- a CDS encoding protein kinase, with product MLSQTISNYRILYHIGTSLIGEVYLAEDAKLGRKVALLLLPEQFARDAERLQRLSQEARIISTLNHPNIRMMYEVNAAQVDGDSQYFIANEWVEGPTLREHLAYTRMRLEEVLDVTTQVATGLAAAHAAGVLHRDLKPENVMIRPDGYVKILDFGLAKLVEQNTMLVELGDSSSLKEEPSANVDANTMEIRVSDSGTLIEELEIGSDPYGTRPLDAAEVAKLTTALSEKDRSAARSTTGLWWMPGTTGYLSPEQIQGEAIDERSDLFSLGVMMYEMCTGRLPFEGQTTTTVLSSILQNAPPPIRRSMPDAPEELEWIVLKLLAKERDERYQTARELLNDLKRLRHRLDVEAEQLRQSGQKSGSVSGSLRRSGQVERPRSLETRTISRDSGRETGRGTEVISARSSGSTRKSSGGSRAFSDVIDSLAVLPLANIGNDPNAEYLSDGITENIINTLARVPGLKVMARSTVFRFKNKNADPLEVGRELQVRAVFAGRLFQRGDDIVIKAELVDAEDGSLLWAEQYQRKLGKSGDIFELEKDISKQISESLRVKVTGDQEEKIAKFQTVNPEAYELYLKGRYCWNQRSPDGLRKGAEFFIQAIRKDPNYALAYTGLAFCYIQLSVYILPPREFVPKARMAVMKALELDDQLSEAHAAYASLLFWYDWEFDRAEREFLLAMELNPNYPEAAQWCAYLYLTQDRFEDSFKILRRAELLDPLSVPISASFGELSYFAGQFEEALRFCQKTLQMDATFGKALYYQTMSWIALGNFQDAIEYTKLAIEHRPEAKGIATLILAIVLGRAGQETAARQVLAGIEQYGQTNYVPPYYLAMIYNSLNETDRAFYWLEKAYQERTGWMPWIKLEPLLGELQTDARFNDMLRRIGLQP from the coding sequence TTGCTGTCACAGACGATTTCAAATTACCGCATCCTTTATCACATCGGCACCAGCCTGATAGGCGAAGTGTATCTGGCCGAAGACGCGAAGCTTGGCCGCAAAGTCGCTTTGTTGCTGCTGCCGGAACAATTTGCGCGCGATGCCGAACGATTGCAGCGTTTGTCGCAGGAAGCGCGCATCATTTCCACGCTGAATCACCCGAACATACGAATGATGTACGAAGTCAACGCCGCGCAGGTTGACGGCGACTCCCAGTACTTCATTGCCAATGAGTGGGTGGAAGGGCCGACATTGCGCGAACATCTGGCGTACACGCGCATGCGGCTCGAAGAAGTGTTGGATGTGACAACGCAAGTCGCGACGGGGCTGGCGGCAGCGCATGCCGCAGGTGTGCTGCACCGGGATTTGAAACCGGAAAACGTCATGATTCGCCCGGACGGATACGTCAAAATTCTGGATTTCGGTCTGGCCAAACTGGTCGAACAAAACACCATGCTGGTGGAATTGGGCGATTCGTCTTCACTAAAAGAAGAACCTTCGGCCAATGTGGATGCGAATACGATGGAAATTCGAGTCAGTGACAGCGGCACATTGATCGAAGAACTGGAAATTGGCAGCGATCCTTACGGAACCAGGCCGCTTGACGCCGCCGAAGTTGCCAAACTGACGACGGCGCTCAGTGAAAAAGATCGCTCGGCGGCGCGCTCGACGACAGGATTGTGGTGGATGCCCGGCACGACCGGCTATCTGTCGCCAGAGCAGATTCAAGGCGAAGCCATTGACGAACGCAGCGACCTGTTCAGTTTGGGCGTGATGATGTACGAAATGTGTACCGGCCGGTTGCCGTTTGAAGGCCAAACCACGACAACCGTGTTGAGTTCAATTTTGCAAAATGCGCCGCCGCCGATTCGTCGCTCCATGCCGGATGCGCCGGAAGAGTTGGAATGGATTGTTCTCAAGTTGCTGGCCAAAGAGCGCGACGAACGATATCAAACCGCGCGCGAATTGCTGAACGATTTGAAACGGTTGCGGCATCGGTTGGATGTCGAAGCCGAGCAATTAAGGCAATCAGGACAAAAAAGCGGCTCGGTGAGCGGGTCGCTGCGTCGCAGCGGCCAGGTTGAACGGCCGCGCTCGCTGGAGACCAGAACCATCAGCCGGGATTCGGGCAGGGAAACTGGCCGGGGCACGGAAGTGATTTCCGCCCGTTCATCCGGTTCGACGCGTAAATCGTCCGGCGGTTCGCGCGCGTTTAGCGACGTGATTGATTCGCTGGCGGTGTTGCCGCTGGCCAACATCGGCAATGATCCGAATGCGGAATACTTGAGCGACGGCATCACCGAAAACATCATCAATACCCTGGCGCGCGTTCCCGGATTGAAGGTCATGGCGCGCAGCACAGTGTTCCGTTTCAAAAACAAAAACGCCGATCCGCTGGAAGTCGGGCGCGAATTGCAGGTCCGCGCAGTGTTTGCAGGGCGGCTGTTTCAGCGAGGCGACGACATCGTCATCAAAGCCGAATTGGTGGATGCCGAAGACGGTTCATTGCTGTGGGCGGAACAATACCAACGCAAGCTGGGCAAATCGGGCGACATCTTCGAACTGGAAAAAGACATCTCGAAGCAAATTTCCGAAAGTTTGCGCGTCAAAGTCACCGGCGACCAGGAAGAGAAAATTGCCAAATTCCAAACCGTCAATCCGGAAGCCTACGAACTTTACCTGAAAGGCCGATATTGCTGGAACCAGCGAAGCCCTGATGGATTGCGGAAAGGCGCAGAGTTTTTCATCCAAGCAATCCGCAAAGACCCGAATTACGCGCTGGCCTATACCGGCCTGGCATTTTGCTACATTCAATTGAGTGTTTACATTTTGCCGCCTCGTGAGTTTGTGCCTAAGGCGCGAATGGCTGTGATGAAGGCGCTGGAATTGGATGATCAATTGTCGGAAGCGCACGCAGCCTATGCTTCGTTGCTGTTTTGGTACGATTGGGAGTTTGATCGCGCCGAGCGTGAATTTCTGCTTGCGATGGAACTCAATCCGAATTATCCGGAAGCTGCGCAATGGTGCGCCTATTTGTATCTGACGCAGGATCGGTTTGAGGATTCGTTCAAGATATTGCGCCGAGCCGAATTATTGGATCCGCTGTCGGTGCCGATTTCCGCCAGTTTTGGGGAGTTATCGTATTTTGCGGGACAATTTGAAGAGGCGTTAAGGTTTTGCCAGAAAACTTTGCAGATGGATGCCACTTTTGGCAAAGCGCTGTATTACCAAACAATGTCCTGGATCGCGCTCGGCAATTTTCAGGATGCGATTGAATATACCAAACTGGCGATAGAACACCGGCCTGAGGCCAAAGGAATTGCCACCTTGATTCTGGCGATTGTATTGGGCAGAGCCGGGCAGGAAACCGCCGCGCGGCAAGTGTTGGCAGGAATCGAACAGTACGGCCAGACGAATTATGTCCCGCCCTATTACCTGGCCATGATTTACAACAGCCTCAACGAAACCGATCGCGCGTTTTACTGGCTGGAAAAAGCCTATCAGGAACGCACCGGCTGGATGCCTTGGATCAAGCTGGAACCGTTACTGGGCGAATTGCAAACCGATGCGCGGTTCAATGACATGCTGCGTCGCATCGGTCTGCAACCCTGA
- a CDS encoding RluA family pseudouridine synthase, producing MNKQTWKVMEADTGVRLDKWLAAAERLGSRSRSLTAIEKGKVFINEVEQTAADAGRKLIVGETVRLWMDRPGSSERRYSERREAGLHILYEDASLLVVNKPAGLLTVPLASHPDEASLFDQVKHHLRSSHRDPFVVHRIDRDTSGLVVFAKTGEAQQKLKTQFERRDAERIYLAVVHGTPKPSSGTWRDLIEWDKEELKQHQAQEKTRTAKEAVCRYRMLEPFPEASLIEVRLVSGKRNQIRIQAGLRGHPLLGERMYVYENAPARKIEFARQALHAHKLSFKHPANGKPMSFEAPLPDDLQSLTNKLRDEPKKTS from the coding sequence ATGAACAAGCAAACATGGAAAGTTATGGAAGCCGATACTGGTGTGCGATTGGACAAATGGCTGGCTGCAGCGGAGCGGTTGGGATCGAGATCACGATCTCTGACCGCCATCGAAAAAGGCAAAGTTTTCATCAATGAAGTTGAACAAACTGCCGCCGACGCGGGCCGAAAATTGATCGTGGGAGAAACCGTTCGTTTGTGGATGGATCGCCCCGGCAGCAGCGAACGTCGCTATTCAGAACGCCGCGAAGCGGGATTGCATATTTTGTACGAAGACGCGTCGTTACTGGTGGTCAATAAACCCGCCGGATTGTTAACCGTTCCGCTGGCTTCGCACCCCGACGAAGCGTCGTTGTTCGATCAGGTCAAACACCACCTGCGTTCCAGCCATCGCGATCCGTTTGTCGTACATCGCATTGACCGCGACACGTCTGGATTGGTCGTGTTTGCTAAAACCGGCGAAGCTCAGCAGAAGTTAAAAACGCAATTCGAGCGGCGCGACGCCGAACGAATCTATCTGGCCGTGGTTCATGGTACGCCCAAACCGAGTTCGGGAACCTGGCGAGATTTGATCGAATGGGACAAAGAAGAGTTAAAGCAGCATCAGGCTCAGGAAAAAACGCGCACAGCCAAAGAAGCCGTTTGCCGTTACCGCATGCTGGAACCATTCCCCGAAGCCAGTTTGATTGAAGTTCGCTTGGTGTCCGGCAAACGCAACCAGATTCGCATTCAAGCCGGGCTGCGCGGCCATCCCCTGCTGGGCGAACGAATGTACGTTTACGAAAACGCGCCAGCCAGAAAAATCGAATTCGCCCGGCAGGCGCTCCACGCTCACAAATTGAGCTTCAAACATCCCGCAAACGGCAAGCCGATGAGTTTTGAAGCGCCGCTGCCAGACGACCTGCAATCCTTGACGAACAAATTGCGAGATGAACCTAAAAAAACTTCGTAA